A genomic region of Anas acuta chromosome 1, bAnaAcu1.1, whole genome shotgun sequence contains the following coding sequences:
- the SLC5A3 gene encoding sodium/myo-inositol cotransporter has protein sequence MRASLETADIAIVALYFVLVMCIGFFAMWKYNRSTVSGYFLAGRSMTWVAIGASLFVSNIGSEHFIGLAGSGAASGFAVGAWEFNALMLLQLLGWVFVPVYIRSGVYTMPEYLSKRFGGHRIQIYFAALSLILYIFTKLSVDLYSGALFIQESLGWNLYLSVILLIGMTALLTVTGGLVAVIYTDTLQALLMIIGALTLMIISILEVGGFEEVKRRYMLASPNITSILLTYNLSTTDSCNVDPKPDALKMLREPTDEDIPWPGFLLGQTPASVWYWCADQVIVQRVLAAKNIAHAKGSTLMAGFLKLLPMFIIVVPGMISRILFADDIACINPEHCFQVCGSRAGCSNIAYPRLVMKLVPVGLRGLMMAVMIAALMSDLDSIFNSASTIFTLDVYKLIRKSATSRELMIVGRVFVAFMVVISIAWVPIIVEMQGGQMYLYIQEVADYLTPPVAALFLMGIFWKRCNEQGAFYGGMAGFVLGAIRLVLAFIYRAPECNQPDTRPSFIKNIHYMYVATALFWITGIVTFIVSLLTPPPTKEQVRTTTFWAVRNRNVKEHTAKGELYKVQEKNILRCNENANHIIPNGKSEENIKNIKPEDINLLVTCRDDSNPVISVSHSEVETPVDCYSNGQAALMGEKKREEETDDRERHLKFIDWFCGFKSKNMNKRAVREIEEETVCLQMLEETPKVKLLLNTGLVCVCSLGIFMFVYFSL, from the coding sequence ATGAGGGCTTCTTTGGAAACAGCAGACATTGCCATTGTGGCTCTGTACTTCGTGCTTGTAATGTGCATAGGTTTTTTTGCCATGTGGAAATACAATCGAAGCACCGTAAGTGGCTACTTCTTGGCAGGGCGTTCTATGACCTGGGTAGCTATCGGTGCATCTTTGTTTGTGAGCAATATTGGAAGTGAACATTTCATTGGGCTCGCAGGATCTGGAGCGGCGAGTGGATTTGCAGTAGGTGCATGGGAATTCAACGCCTTAATGCTTTTGCAGCTTTTAGGATGGGTCTTCGTCCCCGTCTACATCCGGTCAGGAGTGTACACCATGCCTGAATACTTGTCCAAGCGTTTTGGAGGGCATAGAATTCAAATCTATTTTGCAGCGTTGTCTCTCATTCTTTATATCTTCACCAAACTTTCAGTTGACTTGTATTCAGGGGCACTTTTTATTCAAGAATCGCTAGGTTGGAACCTCTATTTGTCAGTAATCCTCCTTATTGGAATGACTGCGCTGTTGACTGTGACTGGAGGTCTTGTGGCTGTCATCTACACAGACACCCTTCAAGCTCTGCTTATGATTATTGGTGCCCTCACACTTATGATCATAAGTATTCTGGAGGTTGGTGGGTTTGAAGAAGTTAAAAGAAGGTACATGTTAGCATCACCAAATATCACGTCTATCTTGTTAACCTACAACCTTTCCACTACCGATTCCTGCAATGTGGACCCAAAGCCTGATGCTCTTAAAATGTTGCGTGAGCCAACAGACGAAGATATTCCCTGGCCTGGATTTCTGTTGGGACAGACCCCAGCTTCTGTCTGGTACTGGTGTGCTGACCAAGTCATAGTTCAGAGAGTTTTAGCTGCAAAAAACATTGCTCATGCCAAAGGATCCACTCTGATGGCAGGCTTCTTAAAGCTGCTGCCGATGTTTATTATAGTTGTCCCAGGGATGATTTCACGAATACTGTTTGCAGATGATATCGCCTGCATTAATCCAGAACACTGCTTTCAAGTCTGCGGGAGCAGAGCTGGATGCTCTAACATTGCCTACCCACGGTTGGTGATGAAACTTGTGCCAGTTGGTCTGCGGGGACTGATGATGGCTGTGATGATTGCTGCACTGATGAGTGACTTGGACTCTATATTCAACAGTGCCAGCACCATATTCACGCTTGATGTCTACAAACTCATTCGGAAGAGCGCGACGTCTAGAGAACTGATGATTGTAGGAAGAGTCTTTGTGGCGTTCATGGTAGTTATAAGCATTGCCTGGGTCCCGATAATCGTAGAAATGCAAGGCGGTCAGATGTACCTTTATATTCAAGAGGTAGCAGACTATCTGACCCCACCGGTGGCTGCTCTGTTTCTTATGGGTATATTTTGGAAGCGTTGCAATGAACAGGGGGCATTCTATGGTGGAATGGCTGGGTTTGTCCTCGGAGCCATACGGTTGGTACTGGCGTTTATCTATCGCGCTCCGGAGTGTAACCAGCCGGATACTAGGCCAAGCTTTATCAAAAACATCCATTACATGTATGTCGCTACAGCCCTGTTCTGGATCACTGGGATTGTGACCTTTATAGTAAGCCTGCTTACACCTCCACCTACAAAGGAACAGGTTCGGACAACCACTTTCTGGGCCGTGAGAAACAGGAATGTGAAAGAGCATACTGCAAAGGGGGAGCTGTACAAAGTGCAAGAAAAGAACATCTTGAGGTGCAATGAAAACGCTAATCATATCATTCCAAACGGcaaatctgaagaaaacattaaaaatattaagccTGAGGATATCAATCTTCTGGTCACTTGCAGAGATGACAGCAACCCAGTGATTTCTGTAAGTCACTCTGAAGTCGAGACACCAGTGGATTGCTATTCGAACGGACAAGCAGCTTTGATGGGTGAGAAAAAGCGTGAGGAAGAAACTGATGATAGAGAGAGACATTTGAAATTCATAGATTGGTTCTGTGgctttaaaagtaaaaacatgaACAAGAGAGCTGTTCGGGAGATTGAGGAAGAGACTGTTTGTTTACAAATGCTGGAAGAGACTCCAAAAGTTAAGCTATTACTAAATACTGGACTGGTCTGTGTCTGTTCGCTTGGAATATTCATGTTTGTCTATTTCTCTTTGTGA